Proteins from a genomic interval of Deltaproteobacteria bacterium:
- a CDS encoding PHP domain-containing protein translates to MNGFRVDTHLHTRFSECSSVTVDFLIERGRDPGIHAICCTDHHSLMATHQLRSVLPDRLVIPAIEVDTREGDVLVYSEDMDYLESLIDFDGSVRDLRRDETTCLVWAHPCVSQRVSLVGADFSDAARVAADPNLVRVADVLPHVDGLEIYNGQMLSLYLEGMLQPAYFRNLIYVAETFGVACTGGSDAHETESWGTVWTNFPERLGSVRDFVRAIRDRRVNPEYDRRVYPTDLGFER, encoded by the coding sequence TTGAACGGTTTTCGCGTCGATACGCACCTGCACACGCGCTTTTCCGAGTGCTCCTCGGTCACGGTCGATTTTCTGATCGAACGGGGGCGGGATCCCGGCATCCACGCGATCTGCTGCACCGATCACCACAGCCTGATGGCGACCCACCAGTTGCGAAGCGTATTGCCGGACCGTCTCGTCATCCCCGCGATCGAGGTCGACACGCGCGAAGGCGACGTGCTCGTGTATTCCGAGGACATGGACTATCTCGAGTCGCTCATCGACTTCGACGGTTCGGTGCGGGACCTGCGCCGCGACGAAACCACGTGCCTGGTCTGGGCGCATCCGTGCGTCAGCCAGCGCGTGTCGCTCGTCGGCGCGGATTTTTCCGATGCCGCGCGAGTGGCCGCCGATCCGAATCTGGTTCGCGTCGCGGATGTCCTTCCGCATGTCGATGGACTCGAAATCTACAACGGCCAGATGCTGTCGCTATATCTCGAGGGTATGTTGCAGCCGGCTTATTTCCGAAATCTGATCTACGTTGCCGAAACTTTCGGGGTCGCGTGCACCGGCGGTTCCGACGCCCACGAAACGGAATCGTGGGGAACGGTTTGGACGAATTTCCCCGAGCGGCTCGGTTCGGTCCGCGACTTCGTGCGCGCGATTCGCGATCGGCGCGTCAATCCCGAATACGACCGCCGCGTTTACCCCACGGACTTGGGATTCGAACGGTGA
- a CDS encoding dephospho-CoA kinase: MKERSFRRFGLTGGIASGKSTVARFFQALGAGIVDADQVAREVVAPGSDGLREIRDAFGPGVLTEQGELDRDAMRAVVFADPVQRVRLESIVHPYIYMGVMRAMEEFETRGKRAGVVEAALLLESPAPFELDAIMVVVCGRETQADRLRQAKGWPAEEIEGALDAQMSDEERMERADYVIRNDGSLADLENAVAKLWQELVSPDWS, encoded by the coding sequence GTGAAAGAACGATCATTTCGGCGCTTCGGTCTGACGGGCGGCATCGCATCCGGGAAGTCCACCGTTGCGCGCTTTTTTCAGGCGCTGGGGGCGGGCATCGTCGATGCCGATCAGGTCGCGCGGGAGGTGGTCGCGCCCGGGTCCGACGGACTACGCGAAATCCGTGACGCGTTCGGCCCCGGCGTTCTGACGGAGCAGGGCGAGCTCGATCGCGACGCGATGCGGGCCGTCGTCTTCGCCGATCCGGTGCAGCGGGTGCGTCTGGAGAGCATCGTGCATCCGTACATCTACATGGGCGTCATGCGCGCGATGGAAGAATTCGAGACTCGCGGCAAGCGCGCGGGCGTCGTCGAGGCGGCGCTCCTGCTCGAAAGCCCCGCGCCGTTCGAACTCGACGCGATCATGGTCGTGGTCTGCGGGCGCGAAACGCAGGCCGATCGGCTGCGGCAGGCGAAAGGTTGGCCGGCGGAAGAGATCGAGGGTGCGTTGGACGCTCAGATGAGCGACGAAGAACGAATGGAACGCGCCGATTACGTGATCCGCAACGACGGATCGCTCGCCGATCTCGAAAACGCGGTCGCGAAACTGTGGCAGGAACTGGTCTCGCCGGATTGGTCGTAA
- a CDS encoding thioredoxin domain-containing protein — protein MGKSILVVLLCLSVGVFGFTVGRFTDVGNFGGKTFHRGQMVTEGLSKLNDQEKEIATRMVRGTDVVAKKVVEALGPAAKDEQKFKSMLEQLDKDPMRVLQMAAMRGQKPPAQEEDPNKVWKVEPGNVPTKGPENAPITLVEFSEFQCPFCARGYAVTKQLEEKYPGKIRFQFVSKILPMHKKAPGAHAAAYAAWAQNKFWEFHDLAFQNQKDLSDEKYLEWAKQIGLDMNQFKADLAVEKHQAEFDRLEKVSNDLEVRGTPTFFINGRKIRGARPLETFTEVIDKLLAEGSGAPAAPAAPAAPQG, from the coding sequence TTGGGTAAGTCGATATTGGTGGTTCTGCTGTGCCTGTCCGTCGGCGTTTTCGGATTCACGGTGGGACGTTTCACGGACGTGGGAAATTTCGGCGGCAAGACCTTCCACCGCGGCCAGATGGTCACCGAGGGTCTTTCCAAGCTGAACGATCAGGAGAAGGAAATCGCCACGCGGATGGTTCGCGGGACCGACGTGGTGGCGAAGAAGGTAGTCGAGGCCCTCGGTCCGGCAGCCAAGGACGAGCAGAAGTTCAAGTCGATGCTTGAGCAGCTCGACAAGGATCCGATGCGCGTACTGCAGATGGCGGCAATGCGCGGCCAGAAACCGCCGGCGCAGGAAGAAGACCCGAACAAGGTCTGGAAGGTGGAGCCGGGCAACGTCCCGACGAAGGGACCCGAAAATGCGCCGATCACGCTCGTGGAATTCTCCGAGTTCCAGTGCCCGTTCTGCGCGCGCGGCTACGCCGTGACGAAGCAGCTCGAGGAAAAGTACCCGGGCAAGATCCGATTCCAGTTCGTCAGCAAGATTCTGCCCATGCACAAGAAGGCCCCGGGCGCGCACGCCGCGGCTTATGCCGCTTGGGCGCAGAACAAGTTCTGGGAGTTCCACGATCTCGCGTTTCAGAATCAGAAGGATCTGAGCGACGAGAAGTATCTGGAATGGGCGAAGCAGATCGGCCTCGACATGAACCAGTTCAAGGCCGACTTGGCCGTCGAGAAGCATCAGGCCGAGTTCGATCGACTGGAGAAGGTTTCCAACGATCTCGAGGTTCGCGGCACGCCGACCTTTTTCATCAACGGACGCAAGATCCGCGGTGCCCGCCCGCTCGAAACGTTCACCGAGGTCATCGACAAGCTGCTAGCCGAGGGCTCCGGCGCCCCCGCGGCTCCCGCGGCTCCGGCAGCCCCGCAGGGCTGA
- a CDS encoding glycosyltransferase family 2 protein yields the protein MPALNAESTLERTVADIPPGTADEILLVDDASSDRTVEIATRLGLTVIRHDRTRGYGANQKTCYREALARGADIVLMIHPDYQYDSRLAPHFIRFIRDGYFDVMLGSRIRTRAEALACGMPVYRYVANRFLTIVENLMMGTNLSECHTGYRAYHRRVLETIPWHRNSDDFLFDTQFLMQAVYFGFQIAELPVPVRYGPDASSTSFAAGVRYGLGTLVEAGRFVLNRAGIMNSAIFSPSDASIQT from the coding sequence ATGCCCGCGCTCAACGCCGAGTCGACGCTCGAGCGGACCGTCGCCGACATCCCACCCGGCACCGCGGACGAGATCCTGCTCGTCGACGACGCCAGCTCCGATCGCACCGTGGAAATCGCCACGCGCCTCGGCCTCACGGTCATTCGCCACGACCGGACGCGGGGCTACGGCGCCAATCAGAAGACCTGCTACCGCGAAGCGCTCGCGCGCGGCGCGGACATCGTGCTCATGATCCACCCCGACTATCAGTACGACTCGCGTCTCGCGCCGCACTTCATCCGGTTCATCCGCGACGGCTATTTCGACGTGATGCTCGGCTCGCGCATCCGCACGCGGGCCGAGGCGCTGGCGTGCGGGATGCCGGTCTACAGATACGTCGCCAACCGGTTTCTGACGATCGTCGAAAACCTGATGATGGGGACGAACTTGAGCGAGTGTCATACGGGTTATCGCGCCTATCACCGCCGGGTGCTCGAAACGATCCCCTGGCATCGCAATTCCGACGACTTCCTCTTCGACACGCAGTTTCTGATGCAGGCCGTCTATTTCGGGTTTCAGATCGCCGAGCTTCCCGTCCCCGTCCGCTACGGTCCCGACGCCAGCTCGACCAGTTTCGCCGCCGGGGTGCGTTATGGCCTCGGGACGCTCGTGGAAGCGGGCAGATTCGTGCTCAACCGGGCGGGTATCATGAATTCGGCGATATTTTCTCCATCGGACGCATCGATCCAAACTTGA
- a CDS encoding tetratricopeptide repeat protein — protein sequence MRIVMIVLLTLVSAGIARAASVESKYGTTPAPTPEVAAPETAADHFAVAVEAFRKGDSRNAEQSVRNALSLDPKNPDYHYLLGKIYLFRAAEKNRLEIRNDGTDSPETKYVKRYVKGREELELAKSSFEVVTKLQAQAADAWLNLGTCEDNLGNEDAAVVAFEQAIRLAPATMTARDANNNLGLLQRSENRPELAYAAFQAALAIDPTFLPARVNVQRLLEKYPKLKKAAKPK from the coding sequence TTGCGCATCGTCATGATCGTCCTGCTCACGCTCGTCTCGGCGGGGATCGCCCGCGCCGCGAGCGTCGAGTCGAAATACGGGACCACGCCCGCTCCGACCCCCGAGGTCGCCGCGCCGGAGACCGCCGCCGACCATTTTGCAGTCGCCGTCGAGGCGTTTCGCAAGGGCGATTCACGCAACGCCGAACAGAGCGTGCGCAATGCCCTGTCGCTCGACCCCAAGAATCCCGACTACCATTACCTGCTGGGAAAGATTTATCTTTTTCGCGCCGCCGAGAAAAACCGGCTCGAAATCCGCAACGACGGCACCGACTCGCCCGAGACCAAGTACGTCAAGCGCTACGTGAAGGGGCGCGAGGAACTGGAACTCGCCAAGTCGTCGTTCGAAGTGGTGACGAAACTCCAAGCCCAGGCCGCGGACGCGTGGCTGAACCTCGGAACCTGCGAGGACAACCTCGGGAACGAAGACGCCGCGGTGGTGGCGTTCGAGCAGGCGATCCGCCTCGCTCCCGCAACCATGACCGCCCGCGACGCCAATAACAATCTCGGCTTGCTCCAACGCAGCGAGAACCGACCCGAACTCGCCTATGCCGCGTTTCAGGCAGCCCTCGCGATCGACCCCACGTTCCTGCCCGCGCGCGTCAACGTCCAGCGTCTGCTGGAAAAATACCCCAAGCTGAAAAAGGCCGCGAAGCCGAAATGA